A region of the Kribbella sp. NBC_01245 genome:
CGTACGGCGGCCAGGCGCGCGGCGGCCGGCTCGATGATGCCGCGGACCTCGTGTAATTCCTCCAGCAATTCGGGCCGGACGTCATCGTCGAAGTGCCAGCGGATCATGTCCGCGTCGAGCAGGTTCCAGGCGGAGCGCGGGCGGACGAACGTGCCGCGCTTCTGCCGCGCATCGACCAGGCCCTTCGCGGTCAGCACCTTGAGCGCCTCGCGGACGGCCGTCAGGCTGACCCCGAGATCCTGCTGCAGGTCGGGCACGTTGATCGTCGCGCCCTCGGCGATCTGGCCGGACAGGATGCGCTGGGCCATCGTCTCGACGATCTGGCCGTGCAGTCCTCGCGACACCCCGCGCTGAATCCCCGTCACCCGTGTCACTCCGCTCTCATCTGATCAGAAACAGAAACAGAAACAGAAACAGCCATCATGCCGAGTCCTTACTGGCAGCCCAGCCGCCGTCCACGAGCAGGTCCGCACCGGTGACGAACGAGGCCTGGTCCGACAGCAGGAACGCGATCGCCGCGGCGACCTCATCCGGTCGTCCGAGCCGGTTCATCGCGGTGGCCCGGGCGCTGCGCTCCTTGCCCTCGGCCGGTACCCGCTGCCACGCGGCCGTGTCGATCGGCCCGGGCAAGACCGAGTTCACCCGGATGGCCGGGCCGTACTCGACCGCGAGCTGCCGGCCGAGCGAGACCAGCGCGCCCTTGCTCGCGGCGTACGCCGGTTGCCCGGGAATGCC
Encoded here:
- a CDS encoding FadR/GntR family transcriptional regulator yields the protein MTRVTGIQRGVSRGLHGQIVETMAQRILSGQIAEGATINVPDLQQDLGVSLTAVREALKVLTAKGLVDARQKRGTFVRPRSAWNLLDADMIRWHFDDDVRPELLEELHEVRGIIEPAAARLAAVRADSAQLEALETALESMATAKTDLDAVDADLAFHRALLVATGNELLIRMEVVMATGLADRDRLVHRTKPADDPIPSHRAVLEAVRSQDPDIAEKAMRKLLAKAAEDVTEVRTRKGRRK